The following DNA comes from Actinomycetes bacterium.
CGGCCAACGGGTGCTGCTCACCCACCACCGCAAGGGCGGCTTCTGGGCGCAGCTCGGCGGCCACATCGAGGAGGCGGACCGCAGCCTGGCGGACGCTGCGCTGCGCGAGGGCCGCGAGGAGTCCGGCGTCGAGGGGCTGCGCCTGCTAGGCGAGGGGCCGGTCGACCTCGACGCGCACGAGCTGTCGTCGGCCTTCGGGCGGTGCGGGACGCACCTCGACGTGCGCTACGCCGCGGTGGCGCCGCCGGGCGCCGACCCGGTCGTGAGCGCGGAGTCGCACGACGTCCGGTGGTTCGCGGTCGACGCCCTGCCGCCGGGGGTGGTGGCCGACATCGGCCGGCTGGTGGACCGGGCCCGGGGGGTGCTCGCTCAGCCCGGCGGGTCGCCGGCGTCGGTGCGGTCGGTGTCGTCGCCCTCGTAGTCCGCGTCGTCCTCGGCCTCGACGTCGCCGGCCTCGACGTCGTCGGCCTCGACGTCGTCGGCGTCGTCGCGCAGGCCGAGCTCGGCGGTGGCCGACACGCCCTCGAGGTAGCCGCGGGCCCGCTCGGTGCGCGGGAAGCGCTCGACCAGCGCCCAGAAGCCGGGTCCGTGGCCGGCCTCCAGCAGGTGGGCGAGCTCGTGGACCAGCACGTAGTCGACGACCCAGGACGGCATGCCCTGCAGCCGGGTCGAGAGCCGGATGGTCCGGTCGGCCGGAGTGCAGGAGCCCCAGCGGCTGCCCTGGTTGGTGACCCACCGGACCGACGCCGGCCGGGCCCGGCCGTACAGATGGCGGCGGGACAGGTCCTGCGCCCGCTCCATCAGCTCGTCGTCGCTCGGGCGCAGTCGGGCGTCCTGGCGGGCCAGCCGCTCGAGCATCACCGACACCCAGCGCCGCTCCTCGGCCCGGCTCATCCGGGCCGGGATGAGCACCACCGTTCGGTCGCCGTCGCGGTAGGCCGAGACCGTGCGCCGGCGCCGGGTGCTCCGCCGCACCTCCACCGGGGCCGGGAAGAGCGCTGCAGGCTGCTCCGCCTGGTCCGCCTGGTCCCGCCGACTCATGCCGGAAACGCTAGCGACTTTCTTCCATCCACAGCAGGTGGACGCCATCAGTGCAGGTCAGCTGCGGGTTTCGGCTTGATCCACATGCCTGTCCACAGGGCTGTCGACCGGTTCTCCACACCTCCGGGGCCCCTGGTCCCCAGGTGCTGCACAAGGCCGTCCACAGGGTCGGGCAGCGGATCCGGCCGGACCCGTTGACGCGGCCCGGCGGCGCTCCTAGCGTCTCCGGCGACGAGGCCCCCGGGACGACCGGCCGGCAGGTCCGCAAGGGGAAGGCGGGCCGTCCGGCCGTGCGGGCCGGGGGCTTCGGGCTCCACGGCACCTCTCCCCCTCCACGACCGGCGGGACCCGGACCAGCCCCTGCGGGACCGGGCCCCGCCGGTCCGCCGGCCTCCCGAGCCGCGGGTGGTGGATGTTGGGGGCGCGGAATGGCGCGACCGTGCCCCAGAAGCCACCACTCGAGGGACGTCAGCGGCCGGTGAAGCGGGGCGGGCGCTTCTCGCGCGCCGCCGTCACACCCTCCTGCAGGTCCGCCGATGCGAGCGTGACCGCCTGGGCCAGCCCCTCCCACTCGACGGCGGCCTCGAACGTCGATGGCCCGCCGCCGGCCAGCGCCCGCTTGGTGAGCCGGCTGGCGACCGGCGCGGTGGCCGCGACCGCCGCAGCCGACTCGAGCGCGGCGCCCAGCACGTCGTCGGCGGGCACCGCACGGCTGGCCAGGCCCAGCCCGACCGCCTCGGCGCCGGTGACCATCCGCCCGGTGAGCAGCATGTCACGGGCCACGGCCAGGCCGGCCACCTGGGGCAGCAGCCAGGTGGTCGCCATCCCCGGGTGCATGCCCAGCGCGGTGAACGGGGCGCCCAGCCGGGCGTCCTCGGCGACGTACCGCAGGTCGCAGGCCAGCGCCACCGCGAGCCCGGCGCCGACCGCCGCGCCGTTGACCGCGGCGATCGTGGGCACCTCCAGGTCCCGCACCGAGAGCCACGTCCGGTAGAAGGCGATCATCCGGTCCCGCAGGGCCGGCACGCTCGCGTCCGGCTCGCCACCGATCCAGGACAGGTCCCCGCCGGAGCAGAAGGCCGACCCGGCCCCGGTCACCACCACGGCCCGCACCGAGGCGTCGGCCCGCAGGTCGGCCATCACCCGGCCCCAGGAGCCGGTCATCTCGGCCGACATCATGTTGCGGCGCTCGGGCAGGTCCAGGGTGACCAGGGCGACCCCGTCGGAGGGTCGCTGGAGGCGCAGGTGGGGGGTGCTCACGGGGCCGAGGCTACCCAGGCGACCCGGCCGCTCGAGGGCCAGCCGCCCCACGCTCGGCCCACGCTGGGGACCCCGCCTCCCACGCTCACGCTCAGGCCTGCTCTAGGGTGGTTTCCAGGTCCGGGAGGAAGGCACGAAGGCCGGACGCCGAACCACGACCGAGGAGGACCCCGTGGCTGAGAGCTACACCGGAGACGCGTACTGCGTGAAGTGCAAGGAGAAGCGCGACTTCACCGGCGAGATCAAGGTCAGCGAGTCGGGCCGCCGCATGGCACAGGGCATCTGCCCGGTGTGCGGCACCAAGCTGAACCGGATCCTCGGCAAGGCCTGAGCAGCACCCTGGTCAGGCATCTGGAGAGACGTCCCGGAGGGGGCGGTCGTGGCGGGTCCCCGTCGCGGCCGTCCCCTCCGGCACATCCCGGGGCTCGCCGCGGTCCCGCCCGCCGCGCCCCCGGGCTGCCGCGCCCCTAGGCTGCCGCGGTGACCGACTGGGCGGCCCGGGTGCTCGACGAGGTGGACGCCGCCGCGGCCGCCGCCGAGGCCCGCCTGGCCGCCCTGGTCCAGGTTCCCAGCGTCGGCGGCACCGACGCGGAGGTGGAGATCCAGGCCGGGCTCGCCGCCGACCTGGCCTCCATCGGCCTGGAGGTCGACCACTGGCAGCTCCCGCTCGCCGAGCTGATGGCCGAGCCGGACTTCCCCGGCGTCGAGGTGCATCGACGGGAGGCGTGGGGGCTGGTCGGCCGCCTGCCCGGCCGCGGCGACGGGCCGGTCCTGATGCTGGACGGTCACGTCGACGTGGTCCCGACCGGCGACCCTGAGGCGTGGAGCCGGCCCGACCCGTTCTCCGGCGCGGTGGTGTCCGGCGAGCTGCACGGCCGCGGCGCGTGCGACATGAAGGCCGGGCTCGTCGCAGCGATGACCGCGGTCGAGGCGGTACGTCGCGCTCGAGCCCCCCTGCGCGGCGACGTGCTGCTCGCCTGCGTGCCGGGCGAGGAGGACGGCGGCCTCGGCACCTACGCGACCCTGCGTCGCGGCTGGCGGGCCGACGCCTGCGTGCTGTCCGAGCCGACCGGGCTGGACGTCGTGCCCGCCAACGGCGGCGCGCTGACCTTTCGGCTGCGGGTGCCTGGCGTCGCGACCCACGCGTCGCGGCGGACCGAGGGCGTCAGCGCCATCACGAAGGCCCTGCCCGTGCTGGCCGCCCTGGATCGGCTCGAGGCCCGGCGCAACGCCGACGTCGCCCCGGTGATGGCCCGCTGGCCGATCGCCTACCCGCTGTCGGTCGGCCGGGTCGAGGCAGGCGACTGGGCCTCCACCGTGCCCGACCTGCTGGTCGCCGAGGGACGGCTCGGCGTCGCGCTCGACGAGCCGGTCGAGGACGCCCGCCGGTCCCTCGAGGAAGCGGTGGCCGAGGCGTGCGCCGAGGACCCGTGGCTGGCGGCGCACCCGGTGCTCGTCGAGTGGTGGGGCGGGCAGTTCGCGCCCGGGCGGCTGGCGGCCGGCAGCGACCTCGCCGAGCGGGTCGGCAAGGCCCATGCCGGGGCCGGTGGCGGTCCCCAGGAGAGCTGGGGGGCGCCGTACGGCAGCGATCTCCGGCTGCTGGCCGGCGCGGGCATCCCCACGCTGCACTACGGACCCGGTGACTCGCGCCTCGCGCACGCCGCGGACGAGCGGGTGCCGCTTGCGGAGGTGCACACCGCCGCCCGCGCGCTGGCGCTGCTCGCCCTCGACGTCTGCGGCGTGGCGTAGACCACCGGGCTGTGGACGGGCCGGGCTGCGACCGGCGCGCGTTCTGCGACGCTGCGCCGGTGGCGGCGGGACGGGCGACGGGGGCCGGTGCGGAGGCGGGGACCTCGCTGCGCCGGCCGATGATCAACCCGGCGCTGCGCCGGGTCTGGCGCGACGGCAGCACGCTGCAGCTCGGCACCGACCCCGGCCGTGCGGTGGTCATCGGCGGCCTCGACCGACCCTGCGCGCAGCTGGTCGAGCGGGTGGACGGCACCCACGACCTGGCCGGCCTGCGAGCGGTCGCGGCCCGGCTCGGGGTACCTGCCGCCCGGGCCGACCACCTGCTCGGCCTGCTGGAGCGCAGCGGGGTGCTGCACGACGGCGCCGCCGACCACCGGGCGCTGGCCCGGCTCAGCCAGGCCGAGCGCGACCGGCTGCAGCCCGACCTGGCCGCGGCGTCGGCCACCCGAGCGGCACCCGACGGCGGTGCCGGCGTGCTCGGGCGACGCCGGGACAGGATCGTCGTGGTGCACGGCGCCGGCCGGCTCGGGGCTGCCGTGGTCCGGCTGCTCGCCGCCGCCGGGGTCGGCACGATCGGAGTGGTCGACCCGGTCCTGGTCGGGCCGGCCGACCTCGGCCCGGCCGGCCTCGGCCCCGACACGGTGGGCGCCCGCCGCGACGACGCGGCCGCGCGGTCGGCCCGGGCTCTCTCGCCGTCGGTCCGTGCCCGGCCGGCCGAGCGGATCGACCGGCCGGACCTCGTCGTTCTCGCGCCCGACGCCGCCGGTCCGGACCGGCGACAGGTCGACCAGCTGATGCGCGACGAGCAGGCTCACCTGTTCGCGGCCGTACGTCCCTCCGTCGGTGTGGTCGGGCCGCTCGTGCTGCCGGGCCGGTCGTCGTGCGCTCGCTGCCACGACCTGCACCGGCGCGACCGCGACGCCGGATGGCCCACCGTCGCCGCCCAGCTGCGCGCCCTGCCCGGCGGTGCCGCTTCTCGCGCCGGGCAGGCGACCCGGTCCATCGGCGCCGACGCGTGCGACGTCGTGCTCGCCACCGCGGTCGCGGCGCAGACCTGCCTGCAGGTGCTGGCGTTCCTCGACGGCGGCACGCCGGCACCACCGGCCGTGGACGGCACCATCGAGGTGTCGCTGGCGGAGGGCTCGGTGCGGCGCCGGTCGTGGTCGGTGCACCCGTCGTGCGGCTGCGGGTGGCCCTCGACGCCCGGGCCGGTCGCGGCAGGGTGAGCGTTTGGCAGACTGCGGGGGTGGAGGACCTGCCACGCCGCGCCGCGGCCCGCACCGTGAAGCTCGCGGGGCTGCCGATCGGCTACGCCGGGCGCGCGACGCTCGGTCTCGGCAAGCG
Coding sequences within:
- a CDS encoding ThiF family adenylyltransferase, with protein sequence MAAGRATGAGAEAGTSLRRPMINPALRRVWRDGSTLQLGTDPGRAVVIGGLDRPCAQLVERVDGTHDLAGLRAVAARLGVPAARADHLLGLLERSGVLHDGAADHRALARLSQAERDRLQPDLAAASATRAAPDGGAGVLGRRRDRIVVVHGAGRLGAAVVRLLAAAGVGTIGVVDPVLVGPADLGPAGLGPDTVGARRDDAAARSARALSPSVRARPAERIDRPDLVVLAPDAAGPDRRQVDQLMRDEQAHLFAAVRPSVGVVGPLVLPGRSSCARCHDLHRRDRDAGWPTVAAQLRALPGGAASRAGQATRSIGADACDVVLATAVAAQTCLQVLAFLDGGTPAPPAVDGTIEVSLAEGSVRRRSWSVHPSCGCGWPSTPGPVAAG
- a CDS encoding DUF5679 domain-containing protein, with the protein product MAESYTGDAYCVKCKEKRDFTGEIKVSESGRRMAQGICPVCGTKLNRILGKA
- a CDS encoding ArgE/DapE family deacylase; protein product: MTDWAARVLDEVDAAAAAAEARLAALVQVPSVGGTDAEVEIQAGLAADLASIGLEVDHWQLPLAELMAEPDFPGVEVHRREAWGLVGRLPGRGDGPVLMLDGHVDVVPTGDPEAWSRPDPFSGAVVSGELHGRGACDMKAGLVAAMTAVEAVRRARAPLRGDVLLACVPGEEDGGLGTYATLRRGWRADACVLSEPTGLDVVPANGGALTFRLRVPGVATHASRRTEGVSAITKALPVLAALDRLEARRNADVAPVMARWPIAYPLSVGRVEAGDWASTVPDLLVAEGRLGVALDEPVEDARRSLEEAVAEACAEDPWLAAHPVLVEWWGGQFAPGRLAAGSDLAERVGKAHAGAGGGPQESWGAPYGSDLRLLAGAGIPTLHYGPGDSRLAHAADERVPLAEVHTAARALALLALDVCGVA
- a CDS encoding M48 family metallopeptidase, whose product is MSRRDQADQAEQPAALFPAPVEVRRSTRRRRTVSAYRDGDRTVVLIPARMSRAEERRWVSVMLERLARQDARLRPSDDELMERAQDLSRRHLYGRARPASVRWVTNQGSRWGSCTPADRTIRLSTRLQGMPSWVVDYVLVHELAHLLEAGHGPGFWALVERFPRTERARGYLEGVSATAELGLRDDADDVEADDVEAGDVEAEDDADYEGDDTDRTDAGDPPG
- a CDS encoding NUDIX domain-containing protein, with translation GQRVLLTHHRKGGFWAQLGGHIEEADRSLADAALREGREESGVEGLRLLGEGPVDLDAHELSSAFGRCGTHLDVRYAAVAPPGADPVVSAESHDVRWFAVDALPPGVVADIGRLVDRARGVLAQPGGSPASVRSVSSPS
- a CDS encoding enoyl-CoA hydratase-related protein → MSTPHLRLQRPSDGVALVTLDLPERRNMMSAEMTGSWGRVMADLRADASVRAVVVTGAGSAFCSGGDLSWIGGEPDASVPALRDRMIAFYRTWLSVRDLEVPTIAAVNGAAVGAGLAVALACDLRYVAEDARLGAPFTALGMHPGMATTWLLPQVAGLAVARDMLLTGRMVTGAEAVGLGLASRAVPADDVLGAALESAAAVAATAPVASRLTKRALAGGGPSTFEAAVEWEGLAQAVTLASADLQEGVTAAREKRPPRFTGR